A stretch of Astyanax mexicanus isolate ESR-SI-001 chromosome 21, AstMex3_surface, whole genome shotgun sequence DNA encodes these proteins:
- the golga7ba gene encoding golgin A7 family, member Ba translates to MATEFHNLQELRHSASLANKVFIQRDYSEGTVCKFQTKFPSELDSRIEKTLFEDTVKTLNNYYAEAEKIGGHSYLEGCLACITAYLIFLCMETRYEKVLKKISRYIQEQNEKIYAPRGLLITDPIERGMRVIEISIYEDRGSSGSSSGSSTTSSSGR, encoded by the exons ATGGCGACAGAG TTTCATAACCTGCAGGAGCTGAGACACAGCGCCTCATTGGCCAATAAAGTCTTCATCCAGAGAGATTACAGCGAGGGAACCGTCTGCAAGTTCCAGACCAAATTCCCCTCCGAACTCGACAGCAGG ATTGAGAAGACTTTGTTTGAGGACACAGTGAAGACGTTAAATAACTACTATGCTGAAGCTGAGAAGATTGGAGGCCACTCCTACCTGGAGGGCTGCCTTGCCTGCATCACCGCCTACCTCATCTTCCTGTGCATGGAGACACGCTACGAAAag gtcctGAAGAAGATCTCACGGTATATTCAAGAGCAGAATGAGAAGATTTACGCTCCCAGAGGTCTCCTCATCACTGACCCTATAGAGAGAGGCATGAGGGTT ATTGAGATCAGTATCTATGAAGACAGAGGCTCCAGTGGATCCAGCTCAGGCAGCAGCACCACTAGCAGCAGCGGacgatga
- the crtac1a gene encoding cartilage acidic protein 1a encodes MWVFWTFLLYLSLSGVHSMFSVVTDSVLPPHALHNPTQRNYGMAVTDVDGDGDLEVVVAGYSGSNLILKYDRDQKRLVNIAVNDRNSPYYNLRDPEGNAIGVTACDVDGDGREEIYFLNTNNAFSGQASYSDKLFKFRNGRFEDLLSDDINVRRGVAKRMAGRSVACVDRKGTGRYSIYVSNYARGNVGAHALIEMDESASDVTKGIIALSDVASQARVNKYTGGRGVVVGPILNDARSDIFCDNENGPNFLFRNNGDGTFTDMAAQAGVEDRYQHGRGVALADFNGDGKIDIVYGNWNGPHRLYMQTDQKTFKNIATKSFSVSSPVRTVIAADFDNDLQLEVFFNNIAYRGNAPNKLFRVMRRESADPTITELNIGDASEPEGRGTGATVVDFDGDGYLDLLVAHGESASQPISVYKVKQSSGNNWLRVMPRTRYGAFARGAKVVIHTKQSGVHTRIIDGGSGYLCEMEPVAHFGLGSDQATKIEVYWPDGRSLTRPVSPTDMNTVMEITYPGA; translated from the exons ATGTGGGTCTTCTGGACGTTTCTCCTCTATCTAAGTCTCTCCGGAGTTCACTCCATGTTCTCCGTGGTCACAGATTCGGTTCTTCCTCCTCACGCTCTTCACAACCCCACTCAGAGGAATTATGGGATGGCAGTGACGGATGTGGATGGCGATGGGGATCTGGAGGTGGTGGTGGCAGG GTACAGCGGCTCGAACCTGATTCTGAAGTATGATCGTGATCAGAAGAGGCTGGTAAATATCGCAGTGAATGATCGTAACTCTCCGTACTACAACCTGCGGGACCCGGAGGGGAACGCTATCGGAGTGACGGCGTGTGACGTGGACGGAGACGGACGAGAGGAGATCTACTTCCTCAACACCAACAACGCTTTCTCAG gtcagGCCTCGTACTCCGATAAGCTGTTTAAGTTCCGTAACGGCCGATTCGAGGATCTGCTGAGTGATGACATCAACGTGCGGAGGGGAGTGGCCAAGCGCATGGCAGGACGCTCTGTAGCCTGTGTGGATAGAAAG GGAACTGGGCGGTACTCTATCTACGTGTCGAATTACGCTCGGGGAAACGTGGGGGCTCACGCGCTGATCGAGATGGATGAATCTGCCAGTGATGTTACTAAAGGCATCATCGCTCTGTCTGACGTCGCCTCTCAGGCCAGAGTCAACAAGTACACAG GTGGGCGTGGCGTAGTGGTTGGTCCAATTCTTAACGACGCTCGCTCTGATATCTTCTGCGACAATGAAAACGGACCTAACTTCCTGTTCCGTAACAACGGTGATGGCACCTTCACCGACATGGCAGCTCAAGCAG GTGTGGAGGACAGATATCAGCATGGCAGGGGCGTGGCTCTGGCTGATTTTAATGGAGATGGGAAGATTGACATTGTCTATGGAAACTGGAACGGCCCCCACCGTCTCTACATGCAGACTGACCAGAAGACCTTTAAG aacaTTGCAACAAAGTCCTTCTCTGTCTCGTCTCCTGTCCGCACTGTCATCGCTGCCGACTTCGATAACGACCTGCAGCTGGAGGTTTTCTTCAACAACATCGCTTACAGAGGAAACGCCCCCAACAAGCTCTTCAG agtCATGAGGAGGGAGAGCGCTGATCCCACCATCACTGAGCTAAACATCGGCGACGCCTCAGAGCCTGAGGGCCGGGGAACAG GAGCGACTGTGGTGGATTTTGATGGTGATGGATATCTGGATCTACTGGTTGCTCATGGGGAGAGCGCCTCCCAGCCCATCTCTGTCTACAAAGTCAAACAG AGCTCCGGTAATAACTGGCTGCGGGTGATGCCTCGCACTCGTTACGGAGCGTTCGCTCGCGGTGCCAAGGTGGTGATCCACACTAAACAGAGCGGCGTTCACACCCGCATCATCGACGGAGGATCTGGATACCTGTGTGAGATGGAACCAGTGGCTCACTTTGGACTAG GATCTGATCAGGCCACCAAGATTGAAGTCTATTGGCCGGATGGCCGCTCTCTGACCCGCCCCGTCTCGCCAACTGATATGAACACAGTGATGGAGATCACATATCCTGGAGCTTGA